A window of the Desulfobacula toluolica Tol2 genome harbors these coding sequences:
- a CDS encoding phosphate/phosphite/phosphonate ABC transporter substrate-binding protein yields the protein MKNFFIIFLIFFGLLFFHKTSPAFESSDADNTTKTPLSFSLIPKKNIDQQISNLAPLFQLLEEKLYRPIKIIRPHSYQAVIEGILSHTIDFAILGPASYAKARARDNRVDAFASFTTKKGFTTPQGSYYHSILFTLRHTGCDTIEKLKGKKIALTDPASTSGAIIPNMVFSKHIGQPLQTFFGTHVYTGSHDRSIKAIANGFVDAAFVASVRIDEAVQKKLIPPDQIVILWRSNPIHYDPFVFGGSVNEPLRTQLKNIILSSASPQLEQMLNNMQLTGIEKVCNEDYQAIHDIIAVQTQKNK from the coding sequence ATGAAAAACTTTTTTATTATATTCTTAATCTTTTTTGGTTTATTATTTTTTCATAAAACTTCCCCTGCTTTTGAGTCATCTGATGCTGATAACACAACCAAAACACCTCTATCTTTTTCATTGATTCCCAAAAAAAACATAGATCAGCAAATATCAAATCTGGCTCCCCTGTTTCAATTGTTGGAAGAAAAACTTTACAGACCAATTAAAATCATCCGTCCCCATTCCTACCAAGCCGTTATAGAGGGTATTCTTTCACATACCATTGATTTTGCGATTTTAGGACCGGCATCATATGCCAAGGCAAGAGCAAGGGATAACCGTGTGGATGCCTTTGCCTCCTTTACCACTAAAAAAGGTTTTACAACCCCACAGGGAAGCTATTACCATTCTATTCTTTTTACGCTTAGACATACGGGATGTGACACTATTGAAAAACTGAAAGGGAAAAAAATCGCCCTAACTGACCCGGCAAGCACCTCTGGTGCCATAATTCCGAATATGGTATTTTCCAAGCATATTGGACAGCCGCTGCAAACCTTCTTCGGTACACATGTTTACACAGGTTCTCATGACCGCTCCATCAAGGCAATTGCAAACGGATTTGTTGACGCAGCTTTTGTTGCGTCTGTCCGAATAGATGAAGCTGTTCAAAAAAAGCTTATACCCCCCGATCAAATTGTAATTCTGTGGCGTTCCAACCCAATTCATTATGATCCTTTTGTATTTGGCGGCAGCGTCAATGAGCCATTAAGGACTCAACTCAAAAACATTATACTGTCGTCAGCATCACCTCAACTGGAGCAGATGTTAAATAACATGCAACTGACCGGAATTGAGAAAGTCTGCAATGAAGATTATCAGGCCATCCATGATATCATTGCCGTACAGACACAAAAAAACAAATAA
- a CDS encoding bifunctional diguanylate cyclase/phosphodiesterase: protein MKDKKHSELQSGLIFFCCFIAMLIWGLTLNQLHKSKNFLLHNLKREQNNIIGILTENMFQALEQKRPIELLAQKWFSDHQQKSLNDITNFINGERTFNRVVLYRLSGETFYQSSPLQLPPENQEHIKYHINEMAINHKAMILNCQIDSMKTSWQMPILFPLKQGKNIQGAMLLELDIGYILNLFRDIDIGKKGNITIFNKQCKKLIRFENGGLIIESSLSEKPTVAYMQNVSGSKILQFPGQEEYCLSYKHVRNYPFIITVSQELKEFFSSFYQNTKQQIWSLSILTCFCFIGLWLLCKMINKKQQYLIELKASNAKNNELIVQLEQKHQTAVNEASFDPLTGLYNRRLFISLAKKNLALGKRNSFVYAILFIDLDRFKSINDTLGHLIGDLLLKAVAERLVDCTRKSDIVARFGGDEFVVMLANLETEQNISPIAEKIITVVSEPFKNIDGHLVTTSPSIGISIFPSDGEDIESLLENADAAMYNSKRSGRGLYSFFDTSLNTVSIQDLGLEQRMPSAIANNEFILHYQPIIRLTDFRVVGLEALIRWQHPDYHLVYPSDFIKTAEDTDLITTLDNWVLEAACQQIVKWRSAGLKVVPVAVNVSPVLLKSKKYPDLFFETLSRNQLLPENITIEVTRTAFIEGKNNVIENLEIFLSKGVRISLDNFGNGNGNGISNLNRISSLPIRTLKIDRRFIQKIRNNFNDNSIILSTIVLAKKLNLTVVATGIETHEQLVNLKVAGCDQVQGYFFSRPVPERQIREFLISPLRSIPA from the coding sequence ATGAAAGACAAAAAACATAGTGAATTGCAATCAGGTCTGATTTTCTTTTGCTGTTTTATCGCTATGCTGATATGGGGGTTGACCTTAAACCAGCTTCATAAAAGTAAAAATTTTCTTTTACATAACCTGAAACGGGAACAAAACAACATAATCGGTATACTTACAGAAAATATGTTTCAGGCTTTGGAGCAAAAGAGGCCCATTGAACTGCTCGCCCAGAAATGGTTTTCCGATCACCAGCAAAAATCCTTGAACGATATTACCAACTTTATTAACGGAGAACGTACCTTCAACAGAGTCGTTCTTTATAGACTATCAGGAGAAACGTTTTATCAATCCTCACCCCTTCAGCTCCCCCCAGAAAATCAGGAGCATATCAAGTACCATATTAATGAGATGGCGATTAATCATAAAGCAATGATCCTTAATTGCCAGATTGATTCCATGAAAACTTCCTGGCAAATGCCAATATTATTTCCACTGAAACAAGGAAAAAACATACAAGGAGCAATGCTTCTTGAGTTGGATATCGGATATATTCTTAATCTTTTCCGGGATATTGATATAGGCAAAAAAGGAAACATTACCATCTTCAACAAGCAGTGCAAAAAGCTTATTCGCTTTGAAAACGGTGGCCTGATCATTGAAAGCTCATTGTCTGAAAAACCGACGGTTGCTTACATGCAAAACGTTTCCGGCTCAAAAATTTTACAATTTCCCGGTCAGGAAGAATACTGTTTATCCTACAAACATGTCAGGAACTATCCTTTCATTATTACCGTCAGCCAGGAATTGAAAGAATTTTTTTCAAGTTTTTATCAAAATACAAAACAACAGATTTGGAGCCTTTCGATTCTCACATGTTTCTGTTTTATCGGCCTTTGGCTTTTATGCAAAATGATAAACAAAAAGCAGCAATATCTGATTGAGCTGAAGGCTTCCAATGCAAAAAACAATGAGCTGATCGTACAACTGGAGCAAAAACATCAGACTGCCGTTAACGAAGCATCTTTCGACCCTTTAACAGGTCTTTATAACAGGCGTCTGTTTATTTCCCTGGCAAAAAAAAACCTGGCCCTGGGCAAGCGTAACTCGTTTGTTTATGCCATCCTTTTCATTGATCTGGATAGATTTAAATCCATAAATGACACCCTGGGACATCTCATCGGGGATTTGCTGCTTAAGGCAGTTGCAGAACGTCTGGTCGATTGCACACGCAAATCGGATATTGTTGCCCGTTTTGGAGGAGATGAGTTTGTTGTCATGCTGGCCAATCTGGAAACAGAACAAAACATTTCTCCTATTGCCGAAAAAATTATCACTGTTGTTTCAGAACCCTTTAAAAATATTGACGGACACCTGGTTACAACCAGTCCAAGCATTGGTATCTCCATATTCCCCAGCGACGGTGAAGATATAGAATCCCTGCTTGAAAATGCAGATGCTGCCATGTACAACTCAAAACGTTCCGGGCGAGGACTCTACAGTTTCTTTGATACAAGTCTCAACACCGTTTCCATCCAGGATCTTGGACTGGAACAGCGCATGCCGTCGGCCATTGCCAATAATGAATTTATACTGCACTATCAGCCGATCATAAGGCTTACAGACTTCCGTGTTGTTGGGCTGGAAGCCTTGATCCGCTGGCAGCACCCTGATTATCATCTTGTATACCCATCCGACTTTATCAAAACCGCAGAAGATACCGATTTAATTACAACACTTGACAACTGGGTACTTGAGGCTGCCTGTCAACAGATAGTCAAATGGCGTTCCGCAGGGTTGAAAGTTGTGCCGGTGGCTGTGAATGTTTCTCCCGTACTGCTGAAAAGCAAAAAATATCCCGATCTTTTTTTCGAAACCCTCAGCCGCAATCAGCTATTACCGGAAAATATTACTATCGAAGTCACACGAACTGCCTTTATTGAGGGAAAAAACAACGTCATTGAAAACCTGGAAATCTTTTTATCCAAAGGCGTAAGAATTTCACTGGATAACTTTGGCAACGGCAATGGCAACGGGATTTCCAATCTAAATCGTATCAGCTCACTTCCCATAAGAACCCTTAAAATAGACCGCCGTTTTATTCAGAAAATTCGAAATAATTTCAATGACAACTCCATTATTTTATCAACAATTGTTCTTGCAAAAAAGCTTAATTTGACTGTTGTTGCTACAGGGATAGAAACCCATGAGCAGCTTGTCAATCTTAAAGTTGCAGGTTGCGATCAGGTGCAAGGCTATTTTTTCAGCCGTCCGGTTCCTGAAAGACAAATCCGTGAATTCCTCATCTCACCATTAAGGAGTATACCAGCATGA